Proteins encoded in a region of the Penaeus vannamei isolate JL-2024 chromosome 30, ASM4276789v1, whole genome shotgun sequence genome:
- the LOC138867479 gene encoding uncharacterized protein codes for MIATVSAWSVEALSVTLMDALALEATKGIKINGVNITNIGYADDTVLLAESEDELQGMINKLCDTCANYGISLNAKKIKVMLIRKGNEDHAAVNIKVEGTRLEEVEYKYLGQWITADGRCLEEVKRRIVSYGSESWTYGKRVIRKIRAFENWCCWRILRIGWKDHVTNEMVEQWMGCQIKLAAMLCQRKARFAGHIIRGSSTGLASLVIEGTIEGIRGRGIPRRTWGKDITTWTKTENLGSAKRTAENRSLWRSLAVNLRIEEDIG; via the exons GCATTAGAAGCAACCAAAGGCATTAAAATTAATGGAGTCAACATAACCAACATCGGATATGCAGATGACACTGTCCTATTAGCTGAAAGTGAAGATGAATTACAAGGTATGATTAATAAATTATGTGATACTTGTGCTAATTATGGTATATCTCTGaatgcaaagaaaataaaagtgatgcTTATAAGAAAAGGTAATGAAGATCACGCAGCGGTTAATATCAAGGTAGAAGGAACTAGACTCGAGGAAGTAGAATACAAATACTTAGGGCAGTGGATAACAGCAGATGGAAGATGCTTagaggaagtaaaaagaagaattg TCAGCTATGGCTCTGAGAGTTGGACATATGGAAAAAGAGTCATCAGAAAAATAAGAGCTTTTGAAAACTGGTGCTGTTGGAGAATTTTGAGAATTGGCTGGAAAGATCATGTAACAAATGAAATGGTTGAACAATGGATGGGCTGCCAGATAAAGTTGGCAGCAATGTTGTGTCAAAGGAAGGCCAGGTTTGCAGGACACATAATAAGAGGATCTAGTACAGGGCTGGCTAGTCTAGTTATTGAAGGCACCATCGAAGGAATTAGGGGCAGAGGAATACCTAGAAGAACTTGGGGAAAGGACATAACAACATGGACTAAGACAGAAAATCTCGGGAGTGCCAAGAGAACAGCGGAGAATAGAAGTTTGTGGCGCAGTCTTGCTGTCAACCTTCGGATCGAAGAAGAcattggatga